Proteins from a genomic interval of Methanofollis formosanus:
- a CDS encoding glycosyltransferase family 4 protein — protein MALHGGTAIQGPIPRDPAPEGIEKDHIVIFTGGFPPRIGGLEKVTYELSQNLVRVGYQVDVVTCNTDDAPQTEKYGEVHVLRFPSLNLLGARYPVPLPSPATLRLFIRILRGNYHAVCTNTRFFSITLLGWLVAKVKKIPLVHLEHGSSHPYLEGRVALALAELYDHTIGSMIIRDAAATFGVSAAAAEFLRHLGAENPRVLHNGIDLAPFRAAQAGGNGHHPSVDITFIGRLVYGKGVQDLLSIYPSLPEGVTLKIVGDGPYRFDLEEIASGMKGVSFLGTISHDEIPDILTSTTVFVNPSYSEGLPTSVIEACAAGCAVVATDVGGTREIITDGMNGFLVRPGDRDALVNRITYLIEHPDFAKKIGASAQKSVDERFSWDVIRGRWYYEIESLVRSVLDRGALTQDGIAPCSARSPEKEG, from the coding sequence GTGGCTTTACACGGGGGGACGGCTATTCAGGGACCTATACCAAGAGATCCGGCACCGGAAGGTATCGAAAAAGATCATATCGTCATCTTTACCGGCGGTTTTCCACCCCGGATAGGGGGACTTGAGAAGGTGACCTATGAGTTATCTCAGAATCTCGTCAGGGTGGGCTATCAGGTGGATGTGGTCACCTGCAATACCGACGATGCACCTCAGACTGAAAAATACGGTGAAGTTCATGTTCTGCGTTTCCCTTCTCTGAACCTGCTCGGGGCACGCTACCCGGTCCCTCTCCCCTCCCCTGCCACACTCCGCCTCTTCATCAGGATCCTGAGGGGGAACTATCATGCAGTCTGCACGAATACCAGGTTTTTTTCGATCACCCTGCTGGGGTGGTTGGTGGCAAAGGTCAAGAAGATCCCGCTCGTTCACCTCGAGCACGGTTCATCCCATCCCTACCTTGAGGGAAGGGTCGCCCTGGCACTCGCCGAACTCTATGACCACACCATTGGCTCCATGATCATCAGGGATGCTGCAGCTACGTTTGGTGTATCGGCTGCAGCTGCCGAATTCCTCCGCCACCTCGGCGCTGAAAACCCGCGGGTACTCCACAACGGGATCGACCTTGCACCATTCAGGGCCGCACAGGCCGGAGGCAACGGTCACCATCCTTCGGTTGATATCACCTTCATCGGGAGACTGGTTTACGGGAAGGGGGTACAGGATCTTCTTTCGATCTATCCCTCCCTCCCTGAAGGGGTGACCTTGAAAATCGTAGGCGATGGCCCGTACAGGTTCGATCTTGAGGAGATCGCATCGGGGATGAAAGGCGTTTCATTCCTCGGCACCATCTCACACGATGAGATCCCCGATATCCTCACGTCGACCACTGTCTTTGTCAACCCCTCGTACTCGGAGGGCCTGCCCACCTCGGTGATCGAGGCCTGTGCGGCGGGATGTGCCGTTGTGGCGACTGACGTCGGTGGGACGCGCGAGATCATCACCGACGGCATGAATGGATTTCTTGTTCGTCCGGGAGATCGGGACGCGCTGGTAAATCGGATCACGTATCTCATCGAGCACCCGGACTTCGCCAAAAAAATCGGTGCATCGGCACAAAAATCGGTTGACGAACGGTTTTCCTGGGACGTTATCAGGGGGCGGTGGTACTATGAGATCGAGAGCCTGGTCAGATCGGTTCTGGACAGGGGAGCACTCACACAGGACGGTATCGCCCCCTGTAGTGCCCGTTCTCCTGAGAAAGAGGGTTGA
- a CDS encoding cysteate synthase, producing MRHYELICPGCGAVLEDRYTLSCPQGCDALIRARYRRKKLNLRNELGIFRFADWLPIEGTLKAAAGPVTYRSEGLARDLGLKNLYIGFNGYWPERGAEIHTCSFKELEALPTMVRVRETGDGTLVVASAGNTGRAFCQTVAATGGQVVVVVPEKAATRLWTTIETDQVCMVLVDGDYSDTIAVADALCTHPSLLPEGGARNVARRDGMGTVMLDAAVTIGRLPDRYFQAVGSGTGGIAAWEAAMRLVEDGRFGSVLPRLHLAQNLPFVPMVRAWEAGRREIVPAIDMPDARTAVAVVYADVLTNRKPPYGIGGGVFDALTATRGAMHAVTNPAAEAAARWCEEAEGIDLDPAAAIALAALADAVETGSVGPDEAVLLNLTGGGYRRVAEDHEQYRIEPAFRVSADVETAALAGDVLSWVRNHA from the coding sequence ATGCGACACTATGAACTCATCTGTCCCGGGTGCGGAGCGGTCCTTGAAGACCGGTACACGCTTTCGTGTCCGCAGGGGTGCGACGCACTGATCAGGGCCAGATACCGGAGAAAAAAACTGAATCTCAGGAACGAACTCGGAATATTCCGTTTCGCCGACTGGCTCCCGATCGAGGGAACACTTAAGGCCGCGGCCGGGCCGGTGACCTACCGGAGCGAGGGCCTGGCCCGTGACCTCGGGCTCAAGAACCTGTATATCGGTTTCAACGGCTACTGGCCGGAACGGGGCGCCGAGATCCACACCTGTTCGTTCAAAGAACTGGAAGCCCTGCCCACGATGGTCAGGGTGAGAGAGACCGGTGACGGCACGCTGGTCGTGGCCTCGGCCGGGAACACCGGCCGCGCCTTCTGCCAGACCGTCGCCGCCACCGGCGGACAGGTCGTGGTGGTGGTGCCAGAGAAGGCCGCCACGCGTCTCTGGACGACCATCGAGACCGATCAGGTCTGTATGGTCCTGGTGGACGGCGACTACTCGGACACCATCGCCGTCGCCGACGCCCTCTGCACCCACCCTTCTCTTCTCCCCGAGGGGGGGGCCAGAAATGTCGCGAGACGGGACGGGATGGGTACGGTGATGCTCGACGCGGCGGTCACCATCGGCCGTCTGCCTGACCGCTACTTCCAGGCGGTCGGGAGCGGTACCGGCGGGATCGCCGCGTGGGAAGCGGCGATGCGACTGGTCGAAGACGGCCGGTTCGGCTCGGTCCTCCCGCGTCTCCACCTTGCCCAGAACCTCCCCTTCGTCCCGATGGTCAGGGCATGGGAGGCCGGGCGGCGGGAGATTGTCCCGGCGATCGATATGCCCGACGCCCGCACGGCGGTCGCCGTGGTCTACGCCGATGTGCTGACCAACCGGAAGCCGCCTTACGGGATCGGAGGCGGGGTCTTCGACGCCCTCACGGCCACCAGGGGGGCGATGCATGCGGTCACCAACCCTGCCGCGGAGGCGGCGGCGCGCTGGTGCGAGGAGGCCGAGGGGATCGATCTTGATCCGGCGGCCGCGATCGCGCTCGCCGCCCTGGCCGACGCCGTCGAGACCGGATCGGTCGGCCCTGACGAGGCCGTGCTCCTCAATCTCACCGGCGGCGGGTACCGGCGGGTCGCCGAGGATCACGAGCAGTATCGGATCGAACCGGCGTTCCGGGTCTCCGCCGATGTCGAGACCGCCGCTCTTGCCGGCGACGTCCTCTCATGGGTGAGAAACCATGCATGA
- the comE gene encoding sulfopyruvate decarboxylase subunit beta, translating to MHEDLVCTILEDAGVDLTLTLPCDRARDLCFLLPDRIRTVGLTREEDGVGIAAGAVLAGLRPVVVIQSSGLGNMLNAIMSLTVTFGLPLPVLASWRGVYEERIPAQIPFNSQLPGVLDALGIAYTIISEPSDLPRIGEVVEDAFARSRPHVALISPKVWEGEACPAVSRAAPARSRHSALLYDREIREPTMARYDAIRALTSHLGDAAVVSNIGVPSKELYAAMDRPLNFYMLGSYTQATPIGLGLALGTDRRVVVLDGDGSLLGSSVLPVVAAAAPENLTVIGLDNGAFGSTGNQPTYAAADLDLELIAHASGFTRTWKIEHPEAFEGVMAASVDGGPNFIHVVLRPGNAPVKNIPLTPQEIRERFVAALKGR from the coding sequence ATGCATGAAGATCTCGTCTGTACGATCCTCGAAGACGCCGGGGTCGACCTTACCCTCACCCTCCCCTGCGACCGTGCCAGGGATCTCTGCTTCCTCCTGCCCGATCGGATCCGGACCGTCGGCCTCACCCGCGAGGAAGACGGCGTCGGGATCGCCGCCGGAGCGGTGCTTGCCGGGCTGCGCCCGGTGGTGGTCATCCAGAGTTCGGGTCTCGGGAACATGCTCAACGCGATCATGTCGCTCACCGTCACCTTTGGCCTCCCCCTCCCGGTGCTCGCGAGCTGGCGCGGGGTCTACGAGGAACGGATCCCGGCCCAGATCCCGTTCAACAGTCAACTCCCCGGGGTGCTCGACGCCCTCGGGATCGCCTATACGATCATCTCCGAGCCCTCCGACCTCCCGCGGATCGGCGAGGTGGTCGAGGACGCCTTCGCCCGCTCCCGCCCGCACGTCGCCCTCATCTCGCCGAAGGTGTGGGAAGGCGAGGCATGCCCTGCGGTCTCCCGTGCCGCGCCGGCACGCTCGCGGCACTCGGCGCTCCTCTATGACAGAGAGATCAGGGAACCGACGATGGCACGATATGACGCCATCAGGGCCCTGACCTCCCACCTGGGAGACGCCGCCGTCGTCTCGAACATCGGTGTCCCGAGCAAAGAACTGTATGCGGCCATGGACCGCCCGCTCAACTTCTATATGCTCGGTTCGTACACGCAGGCGACGCCCATCGGCCTCGGGCTCGCCCTTGGTACCGACCGTCGGGTGGTCGTCCTCGACGGCGACGGCAGTCTCCTGGGCTCGTCGGTTCTCCCGGTGGTGGCCGCCGCCGCCCCGGAAAACCTCACGGTGATCGGTCTGGACAACGGGGCCTTTGGCTCCACCGGAAACCAACCGACCTATGCGGCCGCGGACCTCGATCTCGAACTCATCGCCCATGCCAGCGGCTTTACGAGAACCTGGAAGATCGAGCACCCTGAAGCGTTCGAGGGGGTGATGGCCGCGTCGGTTGATGGCGGCCCGAATTTTATTCATGTGGTACTCAGGCCGGGGAACGCACCGGTCAAAAACATCCCTTTAACACCTCAGGAGATCAGGGAACGGTTTGTTGCCGCCCTCAAGGGCCGTTGA
- a CDS encoding right-handed parallel beta-helix repeat-containing protein, with protein sequence MGRLTGSWLFVVLILPIISGVPASAGVITVAAVGSSESQGADYLCDGVSDQVEIQEALDRAGGGEKVLLRPGIYHCDDSITLREGFCLEGSDKETTTLEFVGGWIGVVAKDHTNLRHLTISGNGAVWVRGSHVTVQWVTVTGDPRMNGGFTVWAEGRIIEDVVFEDCTAIDLSWTGFNVDGRGDSILVRGLRYERCQAVRCGADDNSHPWSAGFILAEHNDLEDTIVKDCYAEDNWESGFHIEPAVSVKNVVLENCTAVKNGLRKNCSYPESASPELKGLTFGAGFTINNAATVKRCIAEENYRGYFLWSTDGAHFEDCSAVRSYKDDYAIVHHSGYTAGNSFVDCLSTEAGRHALSIRNAANLRFENFTAFSPAGDGHSCIQIGGYEPSLDRDYPCEASFFDLNIEGGGSPNIVYVYLGRDLTLSGEIETAVSCPLLIASDGQRAVGGKTTRGVTIEGMRITMGGPGAGVCVSETLTDAGTVSVLDTVIFGDSVSTGIRNEAQGEVVVSNISIASGGDEYVGEDRSGIPIFGKIFDFIRDLFSGIIMISCG encoded by the coding sequence ATGGGCCGGTTAACCGGGTCGTGGCTCTTTGTTGTTTTGATCCTCCCGATCATTTCTGGAGTACCAGCGTCTGCAGGAGTTATTACGGTCGCTGCTGTAGGATCTTCGGAGAGTCAGGGGGCAGATTATCTCTGTGATGGCGTCTCTGATCAGGTCGAGATCCAGGAGGCTCTGGATAGGGCGGGAGGAGGTGAGAAGGTGCTTCTCAGACCCGGGATATACCATTGTGATGATTCGATCACCCTTAGAGAGGGGTTTTGTCTGGAGGGTTCAGATAAGGAGACGACGACTCTGGAGTTCGTGGGTGGGTGGATCGGGGTTGTCGCAAAAGATCACACCAATCTACGTCACCTGACAATCTCCGGAAATGGTGCGGTCTGGGTTCGGGGAAGTCATGTCACCGTTCAATGGGTGACGGTGACCGGGGATCCCAGAATGAATGGGGGGTTTACGGTCTGGGCAGAGGGGCGGATCATCGAGGATGTGGTCTTTGAAGACTGCACTGCCATTGATCTCAGCTGGACGGGTTTCAATGTCGATGGGAGGGGAGACTCGATTCTGGTCAGAGGTCTACGGTACGAACGGTGTCAGGCGGTACGGTGCGGTGCCGATGATAACTCCCACCCCTGGTCTGCGGGGTTCATTCTTGCCGAACACAATGATCTTGAAGATACTATCGTGAAGGACTGCTACGCTGAAGATAACTGGGAATCAGGTTTTCATATCGAACCTGCGGTCTCGGTGAAAAATGTGGTCCTGGAGAACTGTACGGCGGTGAAGAATGGGCTCAGAAAAAATTGTTCTTATCCAGAATCGGCCTCTCCTGAGTTGAAGGGGCTTACGTTCGGTGCCGGGTTTACCATAAACAATGCGGCCACTGTGAAGAGGTGCATCGCCGAGGAGAATTACCGCGGCTATTTCCTCTGGTCGACGGACGGAGCACATTTTGAGGATTGTTCTGCGGTGCGATCATATAAAGACGATTATGCCATCGTCCATCATAGTGGGTATACCGCCGGCAACTCGTTTGTCGATTGTTTGAGCACTGAGGCCGGCCGACACGCCCTTTCTATCCGAAATGCTGCGAACCTCAGATTTGAGAATTTCACGGCATTCTCTCCGGCTGGAGATGGCCACTCCTGTATCCAGATCGGTGGCTATGAACCTTCTCTTGATCGAGACTACCCCTGCGAAGCTTCGTTCTTTGATCTTAATATCGAGGGTGGGGGTTCGCCGAATATTGTCTATGTCTATCTCGGGCGTGACCTCACGCTCTCCGGGGAGATCGAGACTGCCGTCTCCTGTCCTCTCCTGATCGCAAGTGACGGTCAGCGAGCGGTGGGCGGGAAAACAACAAGAGGGGTCACCATCGAAGGAATGCGAATCACCATGGGGGGTCCGGGAGCAGGAGTCTGCGTCAGCGAAACTCTCACGGACGCCGGTACGGTGAGTGTGCTGGACACGGTGATCTTCGGCGATTCGGTCTCTACAGGGATCAGGAATGAGGCGC
- a CDS encoding glycosyltransferase family 4 protein — protein sequence MKVLMVTDNVSGGIVHYVSQLANALADEDETVLFAPIGIERQNFSTKVRVEELPVGNTLRNFIVNTALFPRAVRFLAALQRERPEVIHFQLTPPWFLLFFPFLRKYPMVTTIHDVRPHTGSRAFDQVISNGAYINRSDAVIVHGQWAKEVLGAGEKCHVVPHGDYAFFGDCGENARCAEETGTVLFFGRIEDYKGLSYLLDAMSGVVRRVPDARLVIAGSGDLSPYQKAIDPAWCEVHNRYIKDDEVAGFFMRASVVVLPYIEGTQTGIVPIAYAFRKPVVVTAVGSIPEVVDDGETGRVVRARDVEALEEALSGLLIDPKRCTEMGEAGYRKMRAELSWEVVAERTREVYRSTIRRKNVSVES from the coding sequence ATGAAGGTGCTGATGGTCACCGACAATGTCTCCGGGGGAATCGTTCACTATGTCTCGCAGCTCGCAAACGCCCTTGCTGATGAGGATGAAACGGTGCTCTTCGCTCCGATCGGTATCGAGCGGCAGAACTTCTCGACGAAGGTGAGGGTGGAGGAACTGCCGGTCGGAAATACGCTCCGAAATTTCATTGTGAACACCGCTCTCTTCCCCAGAGCAGTTCGTTTTCTTGCGGCCCTACAGCGGGAAAGGCCCGAAGTGATCCATTTCCAACTCACTCCCCCCTGGTTTCTTCTTTTTTTTCCATTTCTGCGGAAATACCCGATGGTGACCACCATCCATGATGTCAGGCCCCACACGGGGAGCAGGGCATTCGATCAGGTGATCAGCAACGGGGCGTATATCAACCGCTCTGATGCCGTCATCGTCCATGGACAGTGGGCGAAAGAGGTTCTCGGTGCCGGAGAGAAGTGTCATGTGGTCCCGCATGGGGATTATGCCTTCTTCGGTGACTGTGGGGAGAACGCCAGATGTGCCGAAGAAACAGGGACCGTCCTATTTTTCGGGAGGATCGAGGACTATAAAGGCTTATCCTATCTTCTTGATGCGATGTCCGGTGTTGTACGGAGAGTACCCGATGCCAGGCTGGTCATCGCCGGAAGTGGAGATCTTTCGCCATATCAAAAGGCCATAGACCCGGCCTGGTGTGAGGTGCATAACCGATACATTAAAGACGATGAAGTCGCGGGGTTCTTCATGCGAGCATCGGTAGTGGTCCTCCCCTACATCGAGGGTACCCAGACCGGCATCGTCCCGATAGCGTATGCCTTCAGGAAACCGGTGGTCGTGACCGCAGTCGGGAGTATCCCTGAGGTTGTGGATGATGGAGAAACCGGCCGTGTCGTAAGGGCCCGGGACGTTGAAGCACTCGAAGAGGCGCTGAGTGGCCTTCTTATCGATCCGAAACGATGCACTGAAATGGGCGAGGCCGGATACCGGAAGATGCGGGCAGAACTCTCATGGGAGGTCGTTGCCGAGCGGACGCGGGAGGTATACCGCAGCACAATCAGGAGGAAGAACGTAAGTGTTGAATCTTGA
- the epsC gene encoding serine O-acetyltransferase EpsC, whose product MSPEGLSTTLLADLNRYYSHHGRDIVTEGRIAIIRAMTFHLIFSRGFRAIFCYRLRNHAEKKKIPLLGGLVGLVDMLFNSIEIHPQAKIGSGLFIPHPQCIVIGARTVLGSNITINQGVTIGASPGKEIDGQTEPVVEDNVLLGAGAKIIGPVTIGKNAMIGANAVVVKDVPAWAVAVGVPAGVVNKVEIPYHKLLELTSQRQIT is encoded by the coding sequence ATGTCCCCTGAAGGTCTTTCGACCACCCTGCTCGCCGACCTGAACAGGTACTACTCCCACCACGGCAGAGACATCGTCACCGAAGGGAGAATCGCCATCATCAGAGCGATGACTTTCCACCTTATATTTTCCAGAGGGTTCAGGGCAATCTTCTGTTACCGTCTGCGTAACCACGCAGAGAAAAAGAAAATCCCTCTTCTCGGCGGCCTGGTCGGCCTCGTCGATATGCTATTTAACAGTATCGAGATCCATCCTCAGGCCAAGATCGGATCCGGCCTCTTCATCCCGCACCCCCAGTGCATCGTCATCGGGGCCAGGACAGTCCTTGGTTCCAATATCACCATAAACCAGGGAGTCACGATAGGGGCGTCCCCCGGGAAAGAGATAGACGGACAGACCGAACCGGTGGTTGAGGACAACGTCCTCCTCGGGGCGGGTGCGAAAATCATCGGCCCGGTCACCATCGGGAAAAATGCCATGATCGGTGCAAACGCCGTCGTGGTCAAAGATGTCCCCGCCTGGGCAGTCGCTGTCGGCGTGCCTGCAGGAGTCGTCAATAAGGTGGAGATCCCATACCACAAACTCCTCGAACTCACCTCACAGAGACAGATTACCTGA
- a CDS encoding DUF2206 domain-containing protein, whose protein sequence is MLLLFWGSVALDWTGAGIPLLRQIAGFFLLTIVPGLCLFHVMGINDVGGVRALVYTVGLSLILWMIIGFAMNMVLPVFGVSTPLSGVSLYFWVSVVLIILLALLVVVGRRREEIPSVGTSFTIGPSHLFFILLPLLTGLGVYAKEVWGTNLVLMGIVLVIACIPLLIGSGKVFDEELYPLAIFSIGLSLLLHTVLISGHVWGWDINEELYFGNLVAQNGVWNHTLYSNVNAMLSVVILLPLYSGICAITPVWVFKLIYPLLFSLVPLGLYVVYRQQTSPLNAFFGTFFFVSFYVFFTEMLQLARQQVAELFLVLIVLVFLDQALDRPRRVFLMALFAFGLVSSHYGLTYLFLAALVPSVLVLLIAERDIIRRVVRRLMGWWPHFSPVLTGKTLRLISVSFVLQYCAFILIWYLFASEAAAFTSAAEIVESVLSSLHEELFSSDASQGLHIILSPTETPLHELYKILQFVSQGLIVLGIISVPLFAVLKSRFSKDYFALSIMFLGLCVAGIVVPYFSSALNTSRLYQISLIFIAPFLVYGFMVIAGLLAMPFRKILPGVATSWGHALIALFLAVFFLFNTGFVFEVANDGPTSLALSELGEYPVFSEPEVVGASWLVSAAGDAERKDRYMYGDDISWLVVRGFAATNSWMMSAEGGHVPEGSYLFFGSENLRNESVKVTAHRKVVRVPIHLPLQSMVVGRGKIYDGGTAAVFR, encoded by the coding sequence ATGCTCCTCCTCTTCTGGGGTTCGGTTGCTCTTGATTGGACAGGTGCGGGTATTCCTCTTCTCAGACAGATCGCCGGGTTCTTCCTCCTCACGATCGTTCCGGGACTGTGTCTCTTCCATGTGATGGGAATAAACGATGTCGGCGGCGTCAGGGCCCTGGTGTACACCGTTGGCTTGAGCCTGATCCTCTGGATGATCATCGGGTTTGCCATGAATATGGTTCTTCCCGTCTTCGGTGTCAGCACCCCGCTCTCAGGCGTATCTCTCTATTTCTGGGTGAGTGTGGTTCTGATCATTCTTCTGGCTCTACTGGTCGTCGTTGGCCGACGGAGAGAGGAGATACCTTCTGTCGGAACATCTTTCACGATCGGTCCGTCCCATCTCTTCTTCATCCTCCTTCCTCTGCTTACCGGGCTTGGGGTCTATGCAAAGGAAGTATGGGGAACGAATCTTGTTCTGATGGGAATTGTGCTTGTGATCGCCTGTATTCCTCTTCTGATCGGATCGGGAAAGGTCTTCGATGAGGAACTCTACCCTCTTGCTATTTTTTCCATCGGGCTCTCCCTCCTCCTCCACACCGTGCTGATCTCGGGACATGTATGGGGGTGGGATATCAATGAAGAACTCTATTTCGGAAACCTTGTTGCTCAAAACGGGGTCTGGAACCATACCCTGTACTCCAATGTCAACGCCATGCTCTCGGTCGTGATCCTTCTCCCCCTCTACTCGGGAATCTGTGCGATCACCCCGGTCTGGGTATTCAAACTGATTTATCCACTTTTATTCTCTTTAGTTCCTCTCGGGCTTTATGTGGTGTATCGGCAGCAGACATCGCCTTTGAACGCATTTTTTGGAACGTTCTTCTTTGTCTCATTCTATGTCTTCTTCACCGAGATGCTCCAGCTGGCACGCCAGCAGGTCGCCGAACTATTTCTTGTTCTCATTGTGCTGGTGTTCCTGGACCAGGCACTCGACCGTCCGCGCCGTGTCTTCTTGATGGCTCTCTTCGCCTTCGGTCTGGTGAGTTCACACTATGGGCTTACGTACCTCTTTCTTGCCGCCCTCGTTCCTTCGGTCCTTGTCCTGCTGATTGCCGAGCGCGACATCATCAGGAGGGTGGTGAGGCGGTTGATGGGGTGGTGGCCTCATTTTTCACCGGTTCTGACCGGGAAGACTCTCCGACTGATCAGTGTCTCATTTGTTCTGCAATATTGTGCATTTATCCTCATCTGGTATCTTTTTGCCAGTGAAGCCGCTGCTTTCACGTCCGCTGCCGAGATCGTGGAGAGTGTCCTGAGCAGTCTCCATGAAGAACTTTTCAGTTCTGATGCGTCGCAGGGGCTGCATATTATTCTCTCTCCCACGGAGACGCCCCTCCATGAACTCTACAAGATCCTTCAATTCGTCTCTCAGGGACTGATCGTCCTTGGAATCATCTCGGTGCCGCTCTTTGCCGTGCTGAAGTCCCGCTTCTCAAAGGACTACTTCGCTCTCTCCATCATGTTCCTGGGCCTCTGCGTGGCGGGAATAGTTGTCCCGTATTTTTCGAGTGCCCTGAACACTTCCAGGCTCTACCAGATCTCGCTTATTTTCATCGCTCCTTTCCTGGTGTATGGGTTTATGGTGATCGCGGGTCTTCTTGCAATGCCGTTCAGAAAGATCTTGCCCGGGGTTGCTACGTCATGGGGACATGCTCTGATCGCTCTTTTTCTTGCAGTTTTCTTCCTCTTCAATACCGGTTTTGTTTTCGAAGTCGCTAATGATGGGCCGACATCGTTGGCTCTCTCTGAACTTGGAGAGTATCCAGTTTTTTCCGAACCTGAAGTTGTGGGTGCGTCCTGGCTTGTTTCCGCAGCAGGCGATGCCGAACGCAAGGACCGATATATGTACGGCGACGATATTTCCTGGCTGGTCGTACGAGGTTTTGCTGCGACGAATTCCTGGATGATGTCTGCTGAAGGGGGCCATGTGCCCGAGGGCTCGTACCTCTTTTTTGGATCTGAAAATCTCAGGAACGAATCGGTGAAAGTGACCGCACACAGGAAGGTTGTCAGGGTTCCGATCCATCTCCCTCTGCAGTCGATGGTGGTGGGGAGAGGGAAGATCTATGATGGGGGGACCGCGGCAGTCTTCAGGTAA
- a CDS encoding glycosyltransferase family 4 protein — protein sequence MNLLICSFEYYPYGTGIANVTYNVVKKLENRGITCTVASPTGPDIRLGNRPLIMRTGIGGLFHYWYTVTRRLREDDYDAIWMHQPMFPGRVPFKRSVATLHSTSYGEYTHWLDGTARHIKAYKRFSSLCERRCLQAFPGGSLFTGVSRGVCNEITGMGIDDQRVRYIPNGVDTERFSPSSDPGDLKERLGVPDGRKVVLSVGRFIPQKDPFRMVDLFSELERLRDDLTLVAAGHGALLDATREYAAEKGVKNAIFPGRIPWEDVPSLYAIADLYLMTSKYEGQPLTLLEALSSGLPCIVSDIPTLGLVKEADAGLVIDLSQPAVAARSVAAYMENGVAAHATNARRYALENLKWSGIADQYIRAFEEVVRT from the coding sequence ATGAATCTGTTGATCTGCAGTTTTGAATATTATCCGTATGGAACAGGGATTGCCAATGTCACCTACAATGTGGTGAAAAAACTTGAGAACCGCGGGATTACATGTACAGTGGCCTCGCCAACTGGTCCAGACATAAGGCTGGGGAACCGCCCCCTCATCATGCGGACCGGGATCGGTGGCCTCTTCCATTACTGGTATACCGTTACCCGAAGGCTCAGGGAAGATGATTATGATGCGATCTGGATGCATCAACCGATGTTTCCCGGCAGGGTGCCGTTCAAGCGATCGGTTGCGACGCTACACTCCACATCATATGGAGAATACACCCACTGGCTCGACGGCACTGCCCGTCACATCAAGGCCTATAAGAGGTTTTCTTCTCTCTGTGAACGCCGGTGTCTGCAGGCGTTCCCGGGCGGTTCTCTCTTTACTGGAGTGAGTCGTGGCGTCTGCAACGAGATCACTGGGATGGGCATAGACGATCAGAGGGTCAGGTACATCCCAAATGGTGTCGATACCGAGCGTTTTTCCCCTTCATCTGATCCTGGAGACTTAAAGGAACGGTTAGGCGTTCCTGATGGCCGGAAGGTCGTACTCTCGGTTGGACGTTTCATCCCGCAGAAGGATCCCTTCCGGATGGTCGATCTCTTCTCGGAACTTGAACGCCTGCGCGACGATCTCACGCTGGTGGCGGCAGGTCATGGCGCTCTCCTCGACGCAACTCGGGAATATGCCGCAGAAAAAGGCGTGAAAAATGCTATCTTTCCGGGCAGAATCCCCTGGGAAGATGTCCCATCCCTCTATGCCATTGCAGATCTCTATCTGATGACCTCGAAATATGAGGGGCAACCGCTTACTCTTCTTGAAGCCCTCTCATCAGGTCTCCCCTGTATCGTCTCTGACATCCCCACACTGGGTCTGGTGAAGGAGGCGGATGCCGGTCTGGTCATCGATCTGTCACAACCCGCTGTTGCCGCCCGGTCCGTGGCGGCGTATATGGAGAATGGCGTCGCCGCCCATGCAACCAATGCGCGTCGTTATGCCCTTGAAAATCTCAAATGGTCGGGTATAGCGGATCAGTATATCAGAGCCTTCGAGGAGGTGGTCCGGACATGA